CGAAGGTTGCTCAGGAGATTTGCTCCGGGGAGCTGGATCGTCGAAAACAGGAGCAGAAGCGTCTCGGTCTGCTGAATGGGAAGTACTCGGAGGCTTTGAAGTCTCTGAGGTTCCTTGAGGTGTGTAGACATCGCCACTGAGGAAGTCCATAGAACCAGATTCAACATGTACTGGCCTCATTgtaggtggtggtggaggaagAACAGGGTTGAAACTCACTCGTGCACCCTCTCTTTTTGACCTGCAGAGATGATTTCGATGAATATTTGGAATCCAAGTCTTGAGATTCAACTGAAATGAGCAAAGGATGATCATTAGCATTTACCTGTGAGATAGCTGAGCAAAATCATCATCTGACTCATCATCGTCTTCATGGTTGATGCTAACAAGCGGTACTGGAGTGGGAGCTGTTGCAGTAACAGAGTTTCCCTTTGCCTTATCATCATGCTGCTGAAGAACGCGCTGCAAGTTGTCGTTCAATGCCAAGCCTTGACACAGAAGCTCCTCATCTCTGAAAAATGGAaggagtctctctctctcaacatTAGCACATTCTATCAAATTTAGTAACGAACAGGAGGGTGAAGGAGAAAGCAAACAAATCCTTACGATGTAGTGTTGACCAGAGTCATTACACGTCTCTGATACGTACGGCATTGCTCTACCAAGTCAACTATAAGTTCTTCCTTTAAACCCTGTGACAATAGAAACAATAGTGAATGTTTCACATCAGATCAAACAACAGAGACACCATGTctaatcatgtaataatatccTACCTCAGGATGGCTTGGATCAAGAGCCCCAAGCATGTCCGTCAAAATATCAACTGATCCCTGAGCGCTTTGAATCTCTTCCAAactagaagaaaaaacaaagatatTTTATAACAAGCTTGAGACACAGAATATGGAATGTATCTATTACAACAGGTCTAGCAAAGTAGAGAGTACCTGAGTGCAGAAGCATCATCACTTTGCAAAGAGGCCTGAATAGCAGCATCTTCATCTGATGCAGCAGCGTGAGCAATAATAGGCTGAGTCTGGGGTGGAGTAAAGAATGATACACTGCTCTCGGTTCGAGGTGGGAACTCAATTCCAGCAGACTAAAGTTTCCAAAAGGTAAAACCGGTTTATCAAAACTTTGATACAGAAGAACagagttttgtatatatatatataaaaaaatgccAAGCTACACACCCTGAGTTCATTATAAGCATTGTAATACTGAGGGAATCTACCACCGCTCCCACTGAAAGCTTCTTGCCATGTATCTAATAAACTAAGTATCTTCTCCCTAACACTCAGGTCCGGCTGCATAAGTGAGTTTGGTAAATTTCGAGAGTAAGCGAATTTCATAATAGAAATGAAATATAACAAGCTCAAAAGTGAGGTGAGAGATGGTACGTAAGAGAACCTTTTTCTTCACAATTTTGACCATATCAGGTAAAATATCACGTTCGACGATGAGCTGATACACGCACTCTCCACAATTCTTACTCAGAGTTTCCAAAGCCTGAAACAATATCCAGTATCCCCCGAGCATCCACGAAGGGAGAAGATCAGTACAATAAACAGAACCAAAGCATTGTAGCAAAGGAAGGGTGTGAAAAGAGGACTTACATAAAGAGCGAGAATCTGAACTTTAGAATTTTTACTTGCTAACCGTTTCTTGAGTACCTTCACTGCTTCTTTTGCTTGACTACAGAAACAAAATAGCCTCAAAAACTTAGCCTAAACTCAATCAGACAAAAAAGTAATTCAAAATGAGAGTAAGAAGAACACATGAGGTGATGTTACCTACCTAGGATCCATGTTGATAATGTCACAGAGCTCAATGTTGATAGCCCAATCAGGACCAATCAGCATATCATTCGTAGCCCTCTCAGCACAAGCAGCCGCGTTATTCGCCATATAGCAAGATCGCTCTTTCAGTCAAATCCTAAAAGTTTCAAGCTTCCTACAACTAACAAGTATAACAAAACACAAGTTCAAATATCATTATATAACTTCTTGATTCTAGACAGAAGAAGCCAGTTTAAGGAGAAATAAAGACGCAAAGactaataaagaaaacaaataatagCCTATCTCGCAATTCCACAGACCAGAAGCATCacctataaaacaaaaaaaaaaacaatccaaTCAAGTGAGAGATCAAACAATAAAGACCTCTCTGTGGACTCAATTTAATTGAGAAGGGGATGATGAAAGACCGAGCGAAGATTTTGTGCGTCTCACGATCGAGAAGACGAAGACAGctttatgaagaagaagaaaatctaaaCTTGGTATGTGAACACGATCGGGCTTTTTGTATCAGCaggtcatcatcatcatcgtcgtcaTCAGCCGTCCATAAAATCAACTGCGTCTTCTTTGTTCTATTACTATTCTGCAAGATGCCAACTTCTATATCACTTATGCTAACGTAACGGACGGTGTcagcaaaaatataaagaatGTCGATTATTCTTTCTATTTATCATTCGTATTTGTACAAAAATACCAAAGAAAATATCCACTCATTTTTGTTTGCTTGATTTCATTGTTGACTTTGCTTCTGCGAACCGCGTATCCCAACCGTTGTACGAATAAAACGCGTTTCCAAACACACCGAAAACGAAGACGCGCGTTTGGACAAGAACAGCTGCTGAACACAAATTTCTttaagcaaataaaaaaaaaaggcacaATTCTctccattttaaaatttttgtcacaaaaatagtatccaaaaaagaaaatgaccaaaatagtcttttttgttttgaaaattttaattttatttttttattttttaaaatttgaaattctatCCGGAACTCAACtatttaactctaaaccttaagttaTTTCGgtcattttctttaaaaaaaaaaattatcctcagAAATTTCTCTACGAAAAGGGTTTAAAACGCTACTTTTTAGGCAGAGatgatattattagttttagGCTTTTAATGCATATAAAGGAAAGATAATCAAGTGGTAGACCATAAGAGAAAAAGTTAAGCTACATATACTGTACATGAAGGATTCAAAATTCCATAGTTGAGTTGAGAGACTAATCAGTGCACATTAAACTCTAATTACACAAATAAAACGGTATCCAAAACCATAGACAGGCTTACAAAAACAAAGCAAAATTTAGGAGTGTCATCAGAAAAGTTCTCTCTTCTTATAGCCGCACATTCAAAGGTTCTCTGGTATCATGTCCTCTGTTCTTGGAAGATTTATTTAGCCAAGAAGGGTCACCACTCACCATACATCGAGTTTAAACTGGTTTTAGTCTCGTGAACGTACACACCAGAGGAAAGACAACATGCAGCTACTCTTTTTATCCCTGCATTTTGATCCAAACCCCATAAGTTTCCATAAACAACGCCCGATGTGGTTTATCTTATGCTGCACAAGGAATCGTTCAGACAACAGTCCTATATCTTAACATTTAAATTCTTTATAATTATCATCTTTAGtgtgttttttggtataatatAATCTACAGAGTTTCATCATTAAACTAGCCAAGATAAAGGAGTCTTAAAACTAAACAAGAACCTTTCAATTTCCAtacaaccaacaacaacaagtCTTTTAACACTTGACATGAtgaagagaaaatgaaagatgaAGCCTTTTCAAACATACCTTATGATGTTACTGCTGTTGCTATTGCTACTACCACTCCTCTTTGTGCTCCCACTTCCACTAGACTCAGACAATCTATTCCACCAATCTCTATCCTCTGTTTTAACAGACTCATCAGAGATCGAAGGTCTCGGTGAAACCTGAGAATCTTTAACAGAATCCTTcccctttctcttcttcttcttcttcttcttgctcgtATCTTTCTTAGATCCAAAGCTAAACGGAAACATCATTTTGAGAAGAAACCCACTATTGTTTCCACCACTGTTTCGACTCGGATCAACTCGCTTACCACTCTTCGTCTTCCTCACAACCTTACTTGTTCTCTGAGTCAACTCATCGAAGATCTTCCTGTCATTCTCATCGTGTCCCCTTGCTTCGACAATATCCTTCAAGGAAAGCTCGTAACACGACTCGGGCATCTTACTAACCATCTCCATAAGCTCCCGTTGTCCACGAGCGATAGCCTGAGCTTTTGAATCCGGAGAAAGGCTAGAGTAATCTTCCGGCCGGTGACGAGGATGACTTCTCGGTGGGCTTGTACTCCACAGGGTGGGAGAACAGACGCCGGAGTCTGAGTGATCATCGGGAAGACTTGGGAAACACAAGTGGTGACTGTAGGTTTTAGCTGAAGGATCTAACATAGCGATGTTGCAAGAACGAGAGAGACAAGATCCGTAAGTGAGTTATGTTCGGAAACAACTAGTTGGCAGTtacaaaaagagagagatatatGTATCTTGCTTGACCCGTTCATGGGAATCTGTAGTGGTATATACGG
This region of Brassica napus cultivar Da-Ae chromosome C5, Da-Ae, whole genome shotgun sequence genomic DNA includes:
- the LOC106376443 gene encoding TOM1-like protein 3 isoform X2, producing MANNAAACAERATNDMLIGPDWAINIELCDIINMDPSQAKEAVKVLKKRLASKNSKVQILALYALETLSKNCGECVYQLIVERDILPDMVKIVKKKPDLSVREKILSLLDTWQEAFSGSGGRFPQYYNAYNELRSAGIEFPPRTESSVSFFTPPQTQPIIAHAAASDEDAAIQASLQSDDASALSLEEIQSAQGSVDILTDMLGALDPSHPEGLKEELIVDLVEQCRTYQRRVMTLVNTTSDEELLCQGLALNDNLQRVLQQHDDKAKGNSVTATAPTPVPLVSINHEDDDESDDDFAQLSHRSKREGARVSFNPVLPPPPPTMRPVHVESGSMDFLSGDVYTPQGTSETSKPPSTSHSADRDASAPVFDDPAPRSKSPEQPSFTKPVYDQTEQLPRAPWEPEGTREFPPPMSVRTSQRQQYSQHSSVPQRTSSGSDSSYEDLVGQSRNLSLNPTASATAAATPPKKDDKPEDILFKDLVDFAKNRKSSSSSSKPNN
- the BNAC05G16650D gene encoding uncharacterized protein BNAC05G16650D, whose product is MLDPSAKTYSHHLCFPSLPDDHSDSGVCSPTLWSTSPPRSHPRHRPEDYSSLSPDSKAQAIARGQRELMEMVSKMPESCYELSLKDIVEARGHDENDRKIFDELTQRTSKVVRKTKSGKRVDPSRNSGGNNSGFLLKMMFPFSFGSKKDTSKKKKKKKRKGKDSVKDSQVSPRPSISDESVKTEDRDWWNRLSESSGSGSTKRSGSSNSNSSNIIRDKKSSCMLSFLWCVRSRD
- the LOC106376443 gene encoding TOM1-like protein 3 isoform X1, whose translation is MANNAAACAERATNDMLIGPDWAINIELCDIINMDPSQAKEAVKVLKKRLASKNSKVQILALYALETLSKNCGECVYQLIVERDILPDMVKIVKKKPDLSVREKILSLLDTWQEAFSGSGGRFPQYYNAYNELRSAGIEFPPRTESSVSFFTPPQTQPIIAHAAASDEDAAIQASLQSDDASALSLEEIQSAQGSVDILTDMLGALDPSHPEGLKEELIVDLVEQCRTYQRRVMTLVNTTSLLPFFRDEELLCQGLALNDNLQRVLQQHDDKAKGNSVTATAPTPVPLVSINHEDDDESDDDFAQLSHRSKREGARVSFNPVLPPPPPTMRPVHVESGSMDFLSGDVYTPQGTSETSKPPSTSHSADRDASAPVFDDPAPRSKSPEQPSFTKPVYDQTEQLPRAPWEPEGTREFPPPMSVRTSQRQQYSQHSSVPQRTSSGSDSSYEDLVGQSRNLSLNPTASATAAATPPKKDDKPEDILFKDLVDFAKNRKSSSSSSKPNN